A region from the Hippoglossus hippoglossus isolate fHipHip1 chromosome 16, fHipHip1.pri, whole genome shotgun sequence genome encodes:
- the lsr gene encoding lipolysis-stimulated lipoprotein receptor isoform X2, with product MFWTLIVAALMATESTMAISVQCPTKRYIAILFQPVTLTCNFQTTATQPPVITWKYKSYCRDPIQAAMNPSSAENILSQNNPNYDANIECADSQRTVRIVASKQGNAVTLGTEYQGRKISIINNADLNIAQTAWGDSGVYVCSVISSQDLSGNGDDYTELIVLERKSNNSDLLPGIELLVMEDWLLVVLVVLGFLLLLLMIGICWCQCCPHTCCCYVSCPCCPDRCCCPRALYEAGKAVKKGISNHYAPTLYAPSMYAQPAYGGPMQPSMPMLPLPNGAGPPPLHNGYGRDYDGASSVGHGSQVPLLHDQDGGGDRSGYRIQVDPDGNATRAIYYMERELAKLDPSRSNFNRMDNMSEVTSLHDSVEARGRGGRSQPPPLATVYDRDEAMSTISSVSQQGRRRDDYPRHGGGYMGDHTRARSMDNLDDIGRHYNRDNHSPHRDPRGRRGSDDEWSTSARGGGGGGHGRDFDDRRRRDYSPEDRRRGPGGAPSDLSGKRSRSRDDLMDMERDRHYAGRARGGREDYDDGLLREAMERKKMGEQQRARSRERLDSESDRSDRGRAPRGPPPLPVSPPSGYPGRRDDYPPPPPPPYSEDESVSSSKKSNLRKNGAVSRESLVV from the exons atgttttggaCGTTGATAGTCGCCGCTTTAATGGCAACAG aGTCCACCATGGCCATCTCTGTCCAGTGCCCCACCAAGAGGTACATCGCTATCCTCTTCCAGCCTGTCACCCTCACCTGTAACTTCCAGACGACCGCCACTCAGCCGCCTGTAATCACATGGAAGTACAAATCGTATTGCCGGGACCCCATCCAGGCCGCGATGAACCCCAGCAGCGCAGagaacatcctgtctcagaacAACCCCAACTACGACGCCAACATCGAGTGTGCCGACAGCCAGAGGACGGTGCGCATAGTGGCCTCCAAACAAGGCAATGCGGTTACTCTCGGTACAGAGTATCAGGGCCGCAAGATCAGCATCATAAACA ATGCAGACCTGAACATCGCACAGACGGCATGGGGCGACAGCGGCGTCTACGTTTGTTCTGTGATCTCTTCCCAGGACCTTTCAGGAAATGGTGACGACTACACAGAGCTAATTGTTCTTG AGAGAAAGTCAAATAATTCTGACCTTCTGCCTGGGATTGAGTTGCTGGTAATGGAAG ACTGGCTCTTGGTTGTACTGGTGGTTTTGGggttcctgttgctgctgctcatgaTTGGGATCTGCTGGTGTCAGTGCTGTCCACATACCTGCTGCTGCTACGTCAGCTGCCCCTGCTGCCCCgaccgctgctgctgcccacGGGCAT TGTATGAGGCAGGTAAAGCAGTGAAGAAAGGCATCTCCAATCACTATGCTCCCACCCTCTACGCTCCCAGTATGTATGCTCAGCCAGCGTACGGTGGTCCTATGCAGCCTTCGATGCCCATGCTTCCTCTTCCCAATGGAGCTGGACCCCCGCCTCTACACAACGGTTACGGGCGGGATTACGATGGTGCCAGCTCAG TTGGACATGGCTCCCAGGTGCCTTTGCTGCATGACCAAGATGGTGGAGGGGAC CGCAGTGGGTATCGTATCCAGGTGGACCCTGATGGGAACGCCACACGTGCCATTTACTACATGGAGCGGGAGCTGGCAAAATTGGACCCATCCAGATCAAACTTCAACCGCA TGGACAATATGAGTGAAGTCACTTCCCTGCATGATAGCGTGGAGGCTAGAGGCCGCGGGGGTCGATCCCAGCCGCCACCTTTGGCCACGGTCTATGACCGTGATGAAGCCATGAGCACCATCAGCAGTGTTTCGCAGCAAGGCCGTCGCCGTGACGACTACCCACGGCACGGTGGAGGATACATGGGGGATCATACACGTGCCCGCTCCATGGACAACCTCGACGACATCGGACGCCACTACAACCGAGACAACCACTCCCCCCACCGTGATcccagaggaaggagagg TTCGGATGATGAGTGGAGCACCAGTGCccgcggcggcggcggtggcggccACGGCCGCGACTTTGATGACCGCAGGCGTCGTGACTACTCCCCTGAAGATCGGCGAAGAGGACCGGGAGGAGCCCCCAGTGACCTATCTGGGAAACGCAGCCGCAGCCGCGATGATCTGATGGACATGGAGAGGGATCGGCATTACGCTGGTCGTGCCAGGGGCGGTCGGGAGGATTACGATGACGGCTTATTGCGAGAGGCtatggagaggaagaagatgggcGAGCAGCAGCGGGCACGCAGCCGGGAACGCCTGGACAGCGAGAGTGACCGCTCGGACCGGGGGAGGGCACCTCGCGGGCCCCCACCTCTTCCTGTGAGCCCGCCCTCTGGGTACCCTGGTCGCCGTGATGactaccctcctcctccacctccaccttaCAGCGAAGATGAAAGTGTGTCCTCTTCAAAGAAAAGCAACCTCCGTAAG AATGGAGCTGTGAGTCGGGAGAGCCTGGTCGTGTAA
- the lsr gene encoding lipolysis-stimulated lipoprotein receptor isoform X1 yields MFWTLIVAALMATESTMAISVQCPTKRYIAILFQPVTLTCNFQTTATQPPVITWKYKSYCRDPIQAAMNPSSAENILSQNNPNYDANIECADSQRTVRIVASKQGNAVTLGTEYQGRKISIINNADLNIAQTAWGDSGVYVCSVISSQDLSGNGDDYTELIVLERKSNNSDLLPGIELLVMEDWLLVVLVVLGFLLLLLMIGICWCQCCPHTCCCYVSCPCCPDRCCCPRALYEAGKAVKKGISNHYAPTLYAPSMYAQPAYGGPMQPSMPMLPLPNGAGPPPLHNGYGRDYDGASSVGHGSQVPLLHDQDGGGDHTRSGYRIQVDPDGNATRAIYYMERELAKLDPSRSNFNRMDNMSEVTSLHDSVEARGRGGRSQPPPLATVYDRDEAMSTISSVSQQGRRRDDYPRHGGGYMGDHTRARSMDNLDDIGRHYNRDNHSPHRDPRGRRGSDDEWSTSARGGGGGGHGRDFDDRRRRDYSPEDRRRGPGGAPSDLSGKRSRSRDDLMDMERDRHYAGRARGGREDYDDGLLREAMERKKMGEQQRARSRERLDSESDRSDRGRAPRGPPPLPVSPPSGYPGRRDDYPPPPPPPYSEDESVSSSKKSNLRKNGAVSRESLVV; encoded by the exons atgttttggaCGTTGATAGTCGCCGCTTTAATGGCAACAG aGTCCACCATGGCCATCTCTGTCCAGTGCCCCACCAAGAGGTACATCGCTATCCTCTTCCAGCCTGTCACCCTCACCTGTAACTTCCAGACGACCGCCACTCAGCCGCCTGTAATCACATGGAAGTACAAATCGTATTGCCGGGACCCCATCCAGGCCGCGATGAACCCCAGCAGCGCAGagaacatcctgtctcagaacAACCCCAACTACGACGCCAACATCGAGTGTGCCGACAGCCAGAGGACGGTGCGCATAGTGGCCTCCAAACAAGGCAATGCGGTTACTCTCGGTACAGAGTATCAGGGCCGCAAGATCAGCATCATAAACA ATGCAGACCTGAACATCGCACAGACGGCATGGGGCGACAGCGGCGTCTACGTTTGTTCTGTGATCTCTTCCCAGGACCTTTCAGGAAATGGTGACGACTACACAGAGCTAATTGTTCTTG AGAGAAAGTCAAATAATTCTGACCTTCTGCCTGGGATTGAGTTGCTGGTAATGGAAG ACTGGCTCTTGGTTGTACTGGTGGTTTTGGggttcctgttgctgctgctcatgaTTGGGATCTGCTGGTGTCAGTGCTGTCCACATACCTGCTGCTGCTACGTCAGCTGCCCCTGCTGCCCCgaccgctgctgctgcccacGGGCAT TGTATGAGGCAGGTAAAGCAGTGAAGAAAGGCATCTCCAATCACTATGCTCCCACCCTCTACGCTCCCAGTATGTATGCTCAGCCAGCGTACGGTGGTCCTATGCAGCCTTCGATGCCCATGCTTCCTCTTCCCAATGGAGCTGGACCCCCGCCTCTACACAACGGTTACGGGCGGGATTACGATGGTGCCAGCTCAG TTGGACATGGCTCCCAGGTGCCTTTGCTGCATGACCAAGATGGTGGAGGGGACCACA CTCGCAGTGGGTATCGTATCCAGGTGGACCCTGATGGGAACGCCACACGTGCCATTTACTACATGGAGCGGGAGCTGGCAAAATTGGACCCATCCAGATCAAACTTCAACCGCA TGGACAATATGAGTGAAGTCACTTCCCTGCATGATAGCGTGGAGGCTAGAGGCCGCGGGGGTCGATCCCAGCCGCCACCTTTGGCCACGGTCTATGACCGTGATGAAGCCATGAGCACCATCAGCAGTGTTTCGCAGCAAGGCCGTCGCCGTGACGACTACCCACGGCACGGTGGAGGATACATGGGGGATCATACACGTGCCCGCTCCATGGACAACCTCGACGACATCGGACGCCACTACAACCGAGACAACCACTCCCCCCACCGTGATcccagaggaaggagagg TTCGGATGATGAGTGGAGCACCAGTGCccgcggcggcggcggtggcggccACGGCCGCGACTTTGATGACCGCAGGCGTCGTGACTACTCCCCTGAAGATCGGCGAAGAGGACCGGGAGGAGCCCCCAGTGACCTATCTGGGAAACGCAGCCGCAGCCGCGATGATCTGATGGACATGGAGAGGGATCGGCATTACGCTGGTCGTGCCAGGGGCGGTCGGGAGGATTACGATGACGGCTTATTGCGAGAGGCtatggagaggaagaagatgggcGAGCAGCAGCGGGCACGCAGCCGGGAACGCCTGGACAGCGAGAGTGACCGCTCGGACCGGGGGAGGGCACCTCGCGGGCCCCCACCTCTTCCTGTGAGCCCGCCCTCTGGGTACCCTGGTCGCCGTGATGactaccctcctcctccacctccaccttaCAGCGAAGATGAAAGTGTGTCCTCTTCAAAGAAAAGCAACCTCCGTAAG AATGGAGCTGTGAGTCGGGAGAGCCTGGTCGTGTAA
- the lsr gene encoding lipolysis-stimulated lipoprotein receptor isoform X3: MFWTLIVAALMATESTMAISVQCPTKRYIAILFQPVTLTCNFQTTATQPPVITWKYKSYCRDPIQAAMNPSSAENILSQNNPNYDANIECADSQRTVRIVASKQGNAVTLGTEYQGRKISIINNADLNIAQTAWGDSGVYVCSVISSQDLSGNGDDYTELIVLDWLLVVLVVLGFLLLLLMIGICWCQCCPHTCCCYVSCPCCPDRCCCPRALYEAGKAVKKGISNHYAPTLYAPSMYAQPAYGGPMQPSMPMLPLPNGAGPPPLHNGYGRDYDGASSVGHGSQVPLLHDQDGGGDHTRSGYRIQVDPDGNATRAIYYMERELAKLDPSRSNFNRMDNMSEVTSLHDSVEARGRGGRSQPPPLATVYDRDEAMSTISSVSQQGRRRDDYPRHGGGYMGDHTRARSMDNLDDIGRHYNRDNHSPHRDPRGRRGSDDEWSTSARGGGGGGHGRDFDDRRRRDYSPEDRRRGPGGAPSDLSGKRSRSRDDLMDMERDRHYAGRARGGREDYDDGLLREAMERKKMGEQQRARSRERLDSESDRSDRGRAPRGPPPLPVSPPSGYPGRRDDYPPPPPPPYSEDESVSSSKKSNLRKNGAVSRESLVV, from the exons atgttttggaCGTTGATAGTCGCCGCTTTAATGGCAACAG aGTCCACCATGGCCATCTCTGTCCAGTGCCCCACCAAGAGGTACATCGCTATCCTCTTCCAGCCTGTCACCCTCACCTGTAACTTCCAGACGACCGCCACTCAGCCGCCTGTAATCACATGGAAGTACAAATCGTATTGCCGGGACCCCATCCAGGCCGCGATGAACCCCAGCAGCGCAGagaacatcctgtctcagaacAACCCCAACTACGACGCCAACATCGAGTGTGCCGACAGCCAGAGGACGGTGCGCATAGTGGCCTCCAAACAAGGCAATGCGGTTACTCTCGGTACAGAGTATCAGGGCCGCAAGATCAGCATCATAAACA ATGCAGACCTGAACATCGCACAGACGGCATGGGGCGACAGCGGCGTCTACGTTTGTTCTGTGATCTCTTCCCAGGACCTTTCAGGAAATGGTGACGACTACACAGAGCTAATTGTTCTTG ACTGGCTCTTGGTTGTACTGGTGGTTTTGGggttcctgttgctgctgctcatgaTTGGGATCTGCTGGTGTCAGTGCTGTCCACATACCTGCTGCTGCTACGTCAGCTGCCCCTGCTGCCCCgaccgctgctgctgcccacGGGCAT TGTATGAGGCAGGTAAAGCAGTGAAGAAAGGCATCTCCAATCACTATGCTCCCACCCTCTACGCTCCCAGTATGTATGCTCAGCCAGCGTACGGTGGTCCTATGCAGCCTTCGATGCCCATGCTTCCTCTTCCCAATGGAGCTGGACCCCCGCCTCTACACAACGGTTACGGGCGGGATTACGATGGTGCCAGCTCAG TTGGACATGGCTCCCAGGTGCCTTTGCTGCATGACCAAGATGGTGGAGGGGACCACA CTCGCAGTGGGTATCGTATCCAGGTGGACCCTGATGGGAACGCCACACGTGCCATTTACTACATGGAGCGGGAGCTGGCAAAATTGGACCCATCCAGATCAAACTTCAACCGCA TGGACAATATGAGTGAAGTCACTTCCCTGCATGATAGCGTGGAGGCTAGAGGCCGCGGGGGTCGATCCCAGCCGCCACCTTTGGCCACGGTCTATGACCGTGATGAAGCCATGAGCACCATCAGCAGTGTTTCGCAGCAAGGCCGTCGCCGTGACGACTACCCACGGCACGGTGGAGGATACATGGGGGATCATACACGTGCCCGCTCCATGGACAACCTCGACGACATCGGACGCCACTACAACCGAGACAACCACTCCCCCCACCGTGATcccagaggaaggagagg TTCGGATGATGAGTGGAGCACCAGTGCccgcggcggcggcggtggcggccACGGCCGCGACTTTGATGACCGCAGGCGTCGTGACTACTCCCCTGAAGATCGGCGAAGAGGACCGGGAGGAGCCCCCAGTGACCTATCTGGGAAACGCAGCCGCAGCCGCGATGATCTGATGGACATGGAGAGGGATCGGCATTACGCTGGTCGTGCCAGGGGCGGTCGGGAGGATTACGATGACGGCTTATTGCGAGAGGCtatggagaggaagaagatgggcGAGCAGCAGCGGGCACGCAGCCGGGAACGCCTGGACAGCGAGAGTGACCGCTCGGACCGGGGGAGGGCACCTCGCGGGCCCCCACCTCTTCCTGTGAGCCCGCCCTCTGGGTACCCTGGTCGCCGTGATGactaccctcctcctccacctccaccttaCAGCGAAGATGAAAGTGTGTCCTCTTCAAAGAAAAGCAACCTCCGTAAG AATGGAGCTGTGAGTCGGGAGAGCCTGGTCGTGTAA